In one window of Tellurirhabdus rosea DNA:
- a CDS encoding 3-keto-disaccharide hydrolase, protein MKSFLLSVLATATLTGFLLQPAKKPTALFNGKNFHGWTGDTVNTWRVEDGAIVGGFADKMVPHNDFLTTARPYGNFILRLQFKLTGTKGFVNGGVQFHSKRHTKPAYEMIGYQADIGDKYWGCLYDESRRDKVLARPDSAQALKWVKLNDWNQYEVRSQNGRIRLTLNGHPTVDYTEPDKSIPQSGLIGLQVHGGGITQIRYRNITIEELEGTN, encoded by the coding sequence ATGAAATCCTTCCTCCTCTCCGTGCTGGCAACGGCAACTTTAACCGGCTTCCTGCTCCAACCGGCCAAAAAGCCCACCGCCCTCTTCAACGGCAAAAACTTCCACGGCTGGACGGGCGATACAGTGAACACCTGGCGGGTTGAAGACGGGGCTATCGTCGGGGGCTTTGCCGATAAAATGGTGCCGCATAACGACTTTCTGACCACCGCCCGCCCTTACGGCAATTTTATCCTCCGCTTACAATTCAAACTGACGGGCACGAAAGGCTTTGTCAACGGCGGGGTGCAGTTCCACAGCAAACGCCACACCAAGCCGGCTTACGAAATGATTGGCTACCAGGCCGACATCGGCGATAAATACTGGGGCTGCCTCTACGACGAATCCCGGCGGGATAAGGTGCTCGCCCGCCCCGACTCCGCCCAGGCGCTGAAGTGGGTTAAGCTGAACGACTGGAACCAGTACGAAGTCCGCAGCCAGAACGGCCGCATTCGACTGACGCTCAACGGCCACCCGACGGTCGATTATACCGAGCCCGACAAGTCCATTCCGCAGTCGGGGCTGATCGGCCTACAGGTCCACGGCGGGGGCATTACGCAGATTCGCTACCGGAACATTACGATTGAAGAACTGGAGGGAACGAATTAA
- a CDS encoding ThuA domain-containing protein, translating to MLSKRFSPASCLRLLLVAGFLALSVGWTVAQTPQKRVLVFSKTKGFRHASIPKGRLALLKLGQENGFAVDTTEDASRFTEASLKRYHAVIFLSTTGDVLNPEQQAAFERYIQAGGGYVGIHAAADTEYNWPWYNQLAGAYFLSHPKQQNAEIEVVDKTHISTKMLPDRWKRFDEWYNYKSIVPGLKVLAKLDEKTYEGGKNGDNHPIAWYREFDGGKSFYTGGGHTDESFDEPLFLQHVLGGIKYVMAERLDYGKAHSMLPPEENRFTKNVLMEKLDEPTEMVVLDNGKIIFTERKGAVKMYDTKKKTSKVVANVPVHFDREYGLMGINIDPKFNENKWVYLYYSAVKPDSNNRLVRVKWDDAKDELLLNTEQLILTVAEHRTYDKDDCCHTGGSIAWDRQGNLYLSTGDNTNPFFSNGFSPSDDRPNRRKYNALVSSSNTADLRGKILRIKPRAEGGYDIPEGNLFPKGTPNARPEIYVMGNRNPYRISVDQHTGFLYWGEVGPDAGENNDKRGPRGHDEINQARKAGYFGWPLFVADNKPYRQYNFADSTSGAFNDPMKPINYSTQIKGLKELPPAQKAFIYYPYAESPEFGDIVGKGGRNAMAGQVYYYDDYADSPVKFPKYYDGKLFAYEWMRGWINPVTMDKEGNFVSMERFMGNTSFNHPMDMQFAKDGSLYMLEYGSNWFAQNDDARLVHITYNAGNRPPVAFINASKAVGAAPLAVKFDSKGTVDYDNDALKYEWTFGKGLPKSTQPSPSFTFTKPGVYQAMLKVTDAKGSVATRTIEIKVGNEVPKVEVAVKGNRTFYFGEKPVDYEVKVADKEDGTLAAGKIKPEDVTVTINYMEGFDKAALAQGHQVNTGFATGRRLIELSDCKACHSIDQKSIGPAYLAVADKYAKERRAAVVNQLAKKVITGGSGVWGEQAMSAHPQLKEDEAKEMVSYILSLGDKKKVEKQPLKGSYVTKAKEKEGSYVIMASYTDQGSSVIGPQTGTSTLVLRSPKVKAAAYDDSKATVKFKRPNGSELVVGTQHNSYVAFNDIDLTGIRSLEVSVFSTAQHTGGKLEARLDSPTGPLLGEAEVKAGQTTPVSIELRNASSTPRKLYLVFANPNAGNKPLFAMESVQFNALNL from the coding sequence ATGTTATCAAAAAGATTTTCGCCTGCCTCCTGCCTGCGCCTCTTGCTGGTGGCCGGTTTTCTGGCCCTGAGTGTCGGCTGGACGGTGGCACAAACTCCGCAAAAGCGTGTCCTGGTCTTTTCGAAGACCAAGGGCTTCCGCCACGCTTCGATTCCGAAGGGTAGACTGGCTCTCCTGAAGCTGGGCCAGGAAAACGGTTTCGCCGTCGACACGACCGAAGATGCTTCCCGTTTTACGGAGGCGAGCCTCAAGCGTTACCATGCCGTTATTTTCCTGAGCACGACGGGCGATGTCCTGAATCCGGAGCAGCAGGCAGCCTTCGAACGGTACATTCAGGCGGGCGGCGGTTATGTGGGCATCCATGCCGCGGCGGATACCGAATACAACTGGCCCTGGTACAACCAGTTGGCCGGTGCCTACTTCCTGAGTCACCCCAAACAGCAGAATGCCGAAATCGAGGTGGTGGACAAAACCCACATCTCGACCAAAATGCTGCCCGACCGCTGGAAACGGTTCGACGAATGGTACAACTACAAAAGCATTGTGCCGGGCCTGAAAGTGCTGGCCAAACTGGACGAAAAAACCTATGAGGGCGGCAAAAACGGGGATAACCACCCGATTGCCTGGTACCGCGAGTTCGACGGCGGAAAATCGTTCTACACAGGTGGCGGCCATACCGACGAGTCCTTTGACGAGCCGCTGTTCCTCCAGCACGTCCTGGGCGGCATTAAATACGTCATGGCCGAGCGCCTCGACTATGGAAAAGCCCACTCGATGCTGCCGCCGGAAGAAAACCGGTTTACCAAGAACGTCCTGATGGAAAAGCTCGACGAACCGACCGAAATGGTGGTGCTGGATAACGGCAAAATCATCTTCACGGAGCGGAAAGGGGCGGTCAAGATGTACGATACGAAGAAGAAAACCAGCAAGGTGGTCGCCAACGTGCCCGTCCACTTTGATCGGGAATACGGCCTGATGGGCATCAACATCGACCCCAAATTCAACGAGAACAAGTGGGTGTACCTGTACTACTCGGCCGTGAAGCCGGATTCCAACAACCGCCTGGTGCGGGTGAAATGGGATGACGCCAAAGACGAACTGCTGCTGAATACCGAGCAGCTCATTCTGACCGTGGCCGAACACCGGACCTACGACAAGGACGACTGCTGCCATACGGGCGGCTCCATTGCCTGGGACCGTCAGGGCAACCTGTACCTGTCGACCGGCGACAACACCAACCCGTTCTTCTCCAACGGCTTCTCCCCGAGCGACGACCGTCCGAACCGCCGGAAGTACAACGCCCTGGTTTCGTCCAGCAACACGGCCGACCTGCGCGGCAAAATTCTGCGCATCAAGCCCCGCGCGGAAGGCGGCTACGACATTCCGGAAGGCAATCTCTTCCCGAAAGGCACGCCGAACGCGCGTCCGGAGATTTACGTGATGGGCAACCGTAACCCCTACCGGATTTCGGTGGACCAGCACACGGGCTTCCTCTACTGGGGCGAAGTTGGTCCGGATGCGGGGGAAAACAACGATAAACGGGGTCCTCGCGGTCACGACGAAATCAACCAGGCCCGCAAAGCCGGCTACTTCGGCTGGCCGCTGTTCGTCGCCGACAACAAGCCGTACCGGCAGTACAACTTTGCCGACAGCACGTCGGGGGCCTTCAACGACCCGATGAAGCCGATCAACTACTCGACCCAGATCAAGGGTCTGAAGGAGCTGCCGCCCGCGCAGAAAGCGTTCATCTACTACCCGTACGCCGAGTCGCCCGAGTTCGGTGATATTGTCGGCAAAGGCGGCCGGAACGCGATGGCGGGTCAGGTTTACTACTACGACGATTACGCCGACAGCCCGGTGAAGTTCCCGAAATACTACGACGGCAAACTGTTCGCCTACGAATGGATGCGCGGCTGGATCAACCCGGTCACGATGGACAAGGAGGGTAATTTTGTGAGCATGGAGCGCTTCATGGGCAACACCTCGTTCAACCACCCGATGGACATGCAGTTTGCCAAGGACGGCTCGCTGTACATGCTCGAATACGGCAGCAACTGGTTCGCCCAGAACGATGACGCCCGGCTGGTGCACATCACCTACAATGCCGGAAACCGCCCGCCGGTGGCCTTCATCAACGCCAGCAAAGCCGTTGGCGCCGCCCCGCTGGCCGTGAAATTCGACAGCAAAGGAACCGTTGACTACGACAACGACGCCCTGAAGTACGAGTGGACCTTTGGCAAAGGCTTACCGAAAAGCACCCAGCCGAGCCCCAGCTTTACGTTCACCAAACCCGGCGTTTACCAGGCGATGCTGAAAGTAACCGACGCCAAAGGCAGCGTGGCTACCCGCACCATCGAAATCAAGGTTGGGAACGAAGTGCCGAAGGTAGAAGTGGCCGTAAAAGGCAACCGGACGTTCTACTTCGGCGAAAAGCCGGTGGATTACGAAGTCAAAGTGGCCGATAAGGAAGACGGCACACTGGCAGCGGGCAAAATCAAGCCCGAAGACGTAACGGTGACCATCAACTACATGGAAGGCTTCGACAAAGCCGCCCTCGCGCAGGGCCACCAGGTAAACACCGGCTTCGCGACGGGTCGCCGCCTGATTGAATTGTCGGACTGCAAAGCCTGTCACAGCATCGACCAGAAATCCATCGGACCGGCTTACCTCGCCGTGGCCGACAAGTACGCGAAAGAACGCCGCGCCGCGGTTGTGAACCAACTCGCCAAGAAAGTAATTACGGGCGGCTCGGGCGTCTGGGGCGAACAGGCCATGAGTGCCCACCCGCAGCTGAAAGAAGACGAAGCCAAGGAAATGGTGAGCTACATTCTGTCGCTGGGCGACAAGAAGAAAGTAGAGAAGCAGCCGCTGAAAGGCTCGTACGTGACCAAAGCGAAAGAGAAAGAAGGCTCGTACGTCATTATGGCCAGCTACACCGACCAGGGCAGCAGCGTCATTGGTCCGCAGACGGGCACCTCGACGCTGGTCCTCCGCAGCCCGAAAGTAAAAGCGGCGGCGTACGACGACAGCAAAGCCACGGTGAAGTTCAAGCGGCCGAACGGCAGCGAATTGGTAGTCGGAACGCAGCATAACAGCTACGTAGCGTTCAACGACATCGACCTGACGGGCATCCGCAGCCTGGAGGTCAGCGTCTTCTCGACGGCCCAGCATACGGGCGGCAAACTCGAAGCCCGACTGGACTCCCCGACCGGCCCGCTGCTGGGCGAAGCCGAAGTTAAAGCCGGTCAGACCACGCCGGTTTCGATCGAATTGCGCAACGCAAGTTCAACGCCGCGGAAACTGTACCTGGTCTTTGCCAATCCGAACGCGGGCAACAAGCCGCTGTTTGCAATGGAGTCGGTGCAGTTCAATGCCTTGAATTTGTAA
- a CDS encoding peptidase domain-containing ABC transporter, whose product MDQPPLTPFQRLMGLLSNEKRDIYYIYLYAIVVGLISLSLPLGIQAIINLISGGMVFSSVYLLIGLVIAGVLVSGILQIIQITLVEVLQRRVFAKAAFEFTYRIPHIRTEALAEYYPPELMNRFFDILSVQKALPKLLIDITAAVLQIIFGLILLSFYHPFFIVFGLIVVLLIIGMIYLIGPKGLETSLKESKYKYKVAQWLEDIARTLRTFKHAGDSPLPVQKMDGLVQNYLAYRKKHFSVLVGFFGNAVAFKTLVTAGLLILGTLLVVDRQITLGQFVASELIIVLVVGSVEKLIQNVDVVFDLLTAVEKLGTVTDLPLEKEQGFVLVTDESKTAGQHANSLLVRDALTLKVTDLNYSYESGGAPVLKNINFELQPHERICLTGSGDSGKHTLTSLLAAERNGYEGSITFNGFSLRDLQAGSLRQLIGRNSLHDALFDGTILENITLDRPGINPADVQWALNALGLTEAVNHLPDGLQTMMLSGNHQISESLSIRIVLARCVVHRPRILMLTDTLSVLDKSERLQVLSFLTDKANPWSLLIVSNDPIVMAACDRVLMLDKGQIIETRTNHA is encoded by the coding sequence TTGGATCAACCCCCACTCACGCCGTTTCAGCGCCTAATGGGTCTGCTGAGCAACGAGAAACGGGACATCTACTATATCTATCTGTACGCCATTGTTGTCGGTCTGATTAGTCTGTCGCTGCCGCTGGGCATTCAGGCGATCATCAACCTGATTTCGGGCGGCATGGTTTTCAGTTCGGTTTACCTGCTGATTGGTCTGGTGATCGCCGGGGTGCTGGTGAGCGGTATTCTGCAAATCATCCAGATTACGCTGGTGGAAGTGCTGCAGCGGCGGGTTTTCGCCAAAGCGGCCTTTGAATTCACGTACCGCATTCCCCACATCCGGACGGAAGCGCTGGCCGAGTATTATCCGCCGGAACTGATGAACCGGTTTTTTGACATTCTGTCCGTCCAGAAAGCCCTGCCCAAACTGCTGATCGACATCACGGCGGCGGTGCTCCAGATCATTTTCGGCCTGATTCTGCTCTCGTTTTACCATCCGTTCTTCATCGTCTTCGGGCTGATCGTGGTTCTCCTTATTATAGGAATGATTTATCTGATCGGCCCTAAAGGTTTGGAAACCAGCCTGAAAGAGTCGAAGTATAAGTATAAGGTCGCCCAGTGGCTGGAGGACATTGCCCGCACGCTGCGTACCTTCAAACATGCCGGGGATTCGCCTCTGCCGGTGCAGAAGATGGACGGGCTGGTGCAGAATTACCTGGCTTACCGGAAAAAACACTTCAGCGTCCTGGTTGGTTTTTTCGGCAATGCGGTGGCGTTCAAAACGCTCGTGACGGCCGGTCTGCTTATTCTCGGCACCCTGCTGGTGGTGGACCGCCAGATCACGCTCGGCCAGTTTGTGGCCTCGGAACTGATTATCGTTCTCGTCGTAGGGTCCGTGGAAAAGCTGATTCAGAACGTGGATGTGGTGTTTGACCTGCTGACGGCCGTCGAAAAGCTGGGTACGGTGACGGACCTTCCCCTTGAGAAAGAGCAGGGATTCGTGCTGGTGACCGACGAAAGCAAGACCGCCGGGCAGCACGCCAATTCGCTGCTGGTCCGGGACGCGCTGACGCTGAAAGTAACGGACCTCAACTACAGCTACGAATCCGGCGGGGCGCCGGTGCTGAAAAACATTAATTTTGAGTTGCAGCCCCACGAACGGATTTGTCTGACCGGTTCCGGCGATTCCGGCAAGCACACCTTAACCTCGCTGCTGGCGGCGGAACGCAACGGGTACGAAGGCAGTATTACCTTCAACGGCTTTTCGCTGCGCGACCTGCAGGCGGGCAGCCTGCGGCAGCTGATCGGCCGGAATTCGCTGCACGACGCCCTGTTCGACGGGACCATTCTCGAAAATATTACCCTGGATCGCCCGGGAATCAACCCCGCCGATGTGCAGTGGGCGCTGAATGCGCTGGGACTGACAGAGGCGGTCAATCATTTGCCGGACGGCCTTCAGACCATGATGCTGTCGGGCAATCACCAGATTTCGGAGAGCCTGTCGATCCGGATTGTGCTGGCCCGCTGCGTAGTGCACCGGCCGCGCATCCTGATGCTGACGGATACGCTTTCCGTGCTGGATAAATCGGAACGGCTGCAGGTACTTTCCTTTCTGACCGACAAGGCAAATCCGTGGTCCCTGCTGATTGTTTCCAATGACCCCATCGTGATGGCCGCCTGCGACCGGGTATTGATGCTTGACAAAGGCCAGATAATCGAAACAAGAACCAACCATGCTTAA
- a CDS encoding HlyD family secretion protein, which yields MLNISRQRVEDVLEEKYPLEALETLQTPRTGRIFARWLTGILLIMLVALFLPWQQNINGEGFVSALRPQDRPQTIQNAIAGQISKWFVQEGQLVRKGDTLAVISEIKDEYFDPNLPQRLREQLVAKQNSIVATQAKIEALNSQIAALKDGLTFKLQSARNKVRQGQFKVTSDSTDVVAVRSFYVIAKTRQERFENGYKNGLFSLTDVETRRLKLQEDYAKVISQENKLSISRNELINARIELSSVQADYQDKISKAQSDLGSAISYLADARSELAKLQNKISSVDVRRGLYVIRAPQDGYIVKAAKAGIGETIKEGESIATLQPAEPQVAVELFVNANDVPLIERGRTVRLEFDGWPALQFSGWPSVAVGTFGGKVSVIDAVNSPNGKYRLLITPADNDQSWPKQLRLGSGVYGWVMLNDVPVWYEIWRQLNGFPPSLNQEPKIEEGGKVKK from the coding sequence ATGCTTAATATTTCAAGACAACGCGTCGAAGACGTCCTTGAAGAAAAATATCCGCTGGAAGCCCTGGAAACGCTCCAGACTCCCCGGACGGGCCGTATTTTCGCCCGGTGGCTTACGGGCATTCTGCTGATTATGCTGGTGGCGCTGTTTCTGCCCTGGCAGCAGAACATCAACGGGGAAGGCTTCGTGTCGGCCCTGCGGCCGCAGGACCGCCCGCAGACCATCCAGAACGCCATTGCCGGCCAGATCAGCAAGTGGTTTGTGCAGGAAGGCCAGCTGGTGCGCAAAGGAGACACGCTGGCGGTTATTTCCGAAATCAAGGACGAATATTTTGACCCGAATCTGCCGCAGCGCCTGCGTGAACAGCTGGTGGCCAAGCAAAACAGCATCGTCGCCACGCAGGCCAAGATCGAAGCGCTCAACAGCCAGATCGCGGCCCTGAAAGACGGTCTTACCTTCAAACTGCAATCGGCCCGCAACAAGGTGCGGCAGGGGCAGTTCAAAGTGACCAGCGACAGCACGGATGTGGTGGCCGTCCGTAGCTTCTACGTCATCGCCAAAACCCGGCAGGAACGTTTTGAGAATGGCTACAAAAACGGGCTTTTTTCGCTGACCGACGTAGAAACCCGGCGGCTGAAGCTCCAGGAAGATTATGCCAAGGTGATTTCGCAGGAAAACAAGCTGTCTATCTCGCGCAACGAACTGATCAACGCCCGCATCGAACTGAGTTCGGTACAGGCCGATTACCAGGACAAGATTTCCAAAGCCCAGTCGGACCTCGGTTCCGCCATTTCGTATCTGGCCGATGCCCGCTCCGAGCTGGCCAAACTACAAAACAAGATCAGCAGCGTGGACGTACGGCGCGGCCTGTACGTCATCCGGGCACCGCAGGACGGGTACATTGTCAAAGCGGCCAAAGCCGGTATCGGTGAGACCATCAAGGAGGGCGAGTCCATCGCGACGCTTCAGCCCGCCGAGCCGCAGGTGGCCGTAGAACTGTTTGTCAACGCGAACGATGTGCCGCTGATCGAGCGGGGCCGCACCGTCCGGCTGGAGTTCGACGGCTGGCCGGCTCTCCAGTTTTCGGGCTGGCCTTCGGTGGCGGTGGGAACCTTCGGCGGAAAAGTGTCGGTCATCGATGCTGTCAACAGTCCGAACGGGAAATACCGGCTGCTGATTACTCCCGCCGACAATGACCAGTCCTGGCCGAAGCAGCTGCGGCTTGGCTCAGGCGTTTACGGCTGGGTGATGCTCAACGATGTACCCGTCTGGTATGAAATCTGGCGGCAGCTGAACGGCTTCCCGCCGAGCCTCAACCAGGAGCCAAAGATCGAGGAAGGAGGAAAGGTCAAAAAATGA
- a CDS encoding TolC family protein: MKNERRKPGRWMAVALFIIHYSLFIPSSASGQTADSARVFSFNDFAELILKNHPIVRQAALLPEEARQEVMQARGAFDPKVASGFDRKEFGGLDYYNNWANELKVPVWSGGADLKVTYDRFVGPYTPRMQQTTNVGLAGINLSVPLGQGMLIDARRSTLRQAQFMVNIAEADRIKQINKVWFDAAKDYWEWYLASQQVRLLQEGFDLADTRFQAVRQRTLIGDAATIDSVEAKITVQDRQVQLEQALVQLQNTRLILSTYLWSPEGQPLELPERAAPQAAYLAPIGLDVVERLQRRAGEFHPELLKLDGKLRQLTVEERFRRELLKPQINLSAGLLSRPPVFSTESPTKYGFAWDNHKIGVDFVFPLFLRKERGKLRQVQIKAQQTTLERQQTNRDVLNGVAGAYNELKALERQITVQETAVQNQRTLLRAEQQKFDLGESTLFLVNSRETKLIDMQVKLEELKSKYQKAVAGLYYASGSTS, translated from the coding sequence ATGAAAAATGAGCGACGGAAGCCGGGCCGCTGGATGGCTGTAGCCCTGTTCATTATTCATTATTCATTGTTCATTCCTTCTTCGGCTTCCGGGCAGACAGCGGATTCGGCGCGGGTTTTCTCCTTCAACGATTTTGCGGAACTGATCCTGAAGAATCACCCCATTGTCCGGCAGGCGGCGCTGCTTCCCGAAGAAGCGCGTCAGGAAGTGATGCAGGCACGCGGCGCCTTCGATCCCAAAGTGGCGTCGGGCTTCGACCGCAAGGAATTCGGCGGGCTTGATTATTACAACAACTGGGCGAATGAGCTGAAAGTGCCGGTCTGGTCGGGCGGCGCGGACCTGAAAGTGACCTACGACCGGTTTGTCGGCCCCTACACGCCGCGCATGCAGCAGACCACCAACGTGGGACTGGCCGGCATCAACCTGAGCGTACCGCTAGGGCAGGGCATGCTCATCGACGCCCGTCGGTCGACGCTCCGGCAGGCGCAGTTTATGGTCAATATCGCCGAAGCCGACCGGATCAAACAGATCAACAAGGTCTGGTTCGATGCCGCCAAGGACTATTGGGAATGGTATCTGGCCAGCCAGCAGGTCCGGCTGCTCCAGGAAGGTTTTGACCTGGCGGATACGCGCTTCCAGGCCGTCCGGCAGCGGACGTTGATCGGCGACGCGGCGACGATTGATTCCGTGGAGGCTAAAATCACGGTTCAGGACCGGCAGGTTCAGCTCGAACAGGCGCTGGTGCAGTTGCAGAACACCCGGCTGATTTTGTCAACCTACCTGTGGAGTCCGGAAGGCCAGCCGCTGGAACTCCCGGAGCGGGCGGCTCCGCAGGCGGCCTATCTGGCGCCCATCGGGCTGGATGTGGTCGAGCGGCTGCAACGGCGGGCCGGCGAATTTCATCCCGAACTGCTGAAGCTGGACGGTAAACTTCGCCAGCTGACCGTCGAGGAACGCTTTCGCCGCGAACTGCTGAAACCCCAGATCAACCTGTCGGCGGGGCTGCTGAGCCGTCCGCCCGTCTTCAGCACCGAAAGCCCGACGAAGTATGGTTTCGCCTGGGACAACCACAAAATCGGGGTGGATTTTGTCTTCCCGCTTTTCCTCCGGAAAGAACGCGGCAAACTGCGGCAGGTGCAGATCAAAGCGCAGCAGACGACGCTAGAGCGGCAGCAGACCAACCGGGATGTGCTCAACGGCGTGGCGGGCGCTTACAATGAACTCAAGGCGCTGGAGCGGCAGATCACCGTGCAGGAGACCGCCGTTCAGAACCAGCGCACGCTGCTTCGCGCCGAGCAGCAGAAGTTTGACCTGGGCGAAAGCACCCTGTTTCTGGTCAACAGCCGCGAAACCAAGCTCATCGACATGCAGGTAAAACTCGAAGAACTAAAGTCAAAATACCAGAAAGCCGTCGCCGGCCTCTACTACGCCTCCGGCAGTACCAGTTAA
- a CDS encoding sensor histidine kinase, which yields MSKKTISALVVLSALAVIGILSTQVFWIRKAYDLRERQFEQTVTESLEATARDISASRPDSCTKLEAQIVPLSSAYYLVNLNVPLDTNQLEYALRTQFHLHHVITEFEYGYFDRMNGRVVYGSMTNDPAPLPSGDLALLSANSLYSNYFVVRFPNQRRYLTRQLDGWALLSAIVAIIIGFFGYVLYRMLQQKQVSEMQRDFINNMTHEFQTPISAIKLATDILASPRTYEQPERILKYVKMVQEENQRLQQQVETVLTLARTEKKTFTLKTEPIDVHDLLRSIADRHEGYLTLDLQAQASVLKADRLHLTNVLCNLLDNALKYSPIDPHIRFLTRTIGDQLVIMIEDNGIGIAPEHQEKIFNAFYRVPEGSQHCVKGFGLGLSYVQKIVKAHRWKLDLDSTVGKGSTFIIRVPQTARQPEPHKVLRRVWKTVQVPA from the coding sequence ATGTCCAAGAAAACGATTAGCGCACTGGTTGTGCTGTCAGCCCTGGCGGTTATCGGAATCCTCAGTACGCAGGTGTTCTGGATCCGGAAGGCTTACGATCTTCGCGAGCGTCAGTTTGAACAAACCGTCACGGAGTCGCTGGAGGCTACCGCCCGGGATATTTCGGCTTCCCGTCCGGACAGCTGTACCAAGCTGGAAGCACAAATCGTACCACTTTCGTCGGCGTACTACCTCGTTAATCTGAACGTTCCGCTCGACACGAACCAGCTGGAGTACGCGCTCCGGACGCAGTTTCACCTTCACCACGTCATCACCGAATTTGAGTACGGGTATTTCGACCGGATGAACGGACGGGTCGTGTACGGCAGCATGACCAACGATCCGGCCCCGCTGCCTTCGGGCGATCTGGCGCTGCTGTCGGCCAATTCGCTCTACTCCAATTATTTCGTCGTCCGCTTCCCCAACCAGCGGCGTTACCTGACGCGGCAGCTCGACGGCTGGGCCCTGCTTTCCGCCATTGTCGCGATCATCATCGGCTTTTTCGGGTATGTGCTGTACCGCATGCTGCAGCAGAAACAGGTCTCGGAAATGCAGCGGGATTTCATCAACAACATGACCCACGAGTTTCAGACGCCCATTTCGGCGATTAAACTCGCCACCGACATTCTGGCCTCGCCCCGTACCTACGAACAGCCCGAGCGCATTCTGAAATACGTCAAAATGGTGCAGGAAGAGAACCAGCGCCTGCAACAACAGGTGGAAACGGTGCTGACCCTGGCCCGCACGGAGAAAAAAACGTTTACGCTCAAGACCGAGCCAATCGATGTTCACGACCTGCTGCGCTCCATCGCCGACCGGCACGAAGGGTATCTGACGCTGGACCTCCAGGCCCAGGCCTCCGTTCTGAAAGCCGATCGCCTGCACCTGACCAACGTGCTCTGCAACCTCCTCGACAACGCCCTCAAATATTCCCCGATTGACCCCCATATCCGCTTCCTGACCCGGACCATCGGCGACCAGCTGGTCATCATGATTGAAGACAACGGGATTGGCATCGCCCCGGAACATCAGGAGAAAATCTTCAACGCCTTCTACCGGGTTCCGGAAGGCAGTCAGCACTGCGTAAAAGGCTTCGGACTCGGTCTTAGCTACGTGCAGAAAATCGTGAAGGCACACCGCTGGAAACTCGACCTGGACAGCACCGTCGGAAAAGGCTCCACCTTCATCATCCGCGTTCCGCAAACCGCCCGCCAGCCCGAACCCCACAAAGTCCTCCGCCGGGTCTGGAAAACCGTACAAGTCCCCGCCTGA
- a CDS encoding cupin domain-containing protein encodes MPGYVLQKQPFVVPTTDGKLIEEHFGRASTHGEGFSIAHMVAPPQWSEPFQTPEFDEVTILLSGQKQIEVNGERLVLQPGETILIQRGTRVRYSNPFDEPAEYWSVCVPAFSPTTVHRED; translated from the coding sequence ATGCCCGGATACGTTTTACAGAAGCAGCCTTTTGTCGTCCCTACCACGGACGGCAAACTCATTGAAGAGCACTTCGGACGGGCTTCGACCCACGGGGAAGGATTTAGCATCGCCCACATGGTGGCCCCGCCGCAGTGGTCGGAGCCGTTCCAGACGCCCGAGTTCGACGAAGTGACCATTCTCCTTTCCGGACAAAAACAAATCGAAGTGAACGGGGAACGTCTTGTCCTCCAACCGGGCGAAACGATCCTGATCCAGCGGGGTACACGGGTCCGCTACAGCAACCCGTTCGATGAACCCGCCGAGTACTGGTCGGTGTGCGTCCCGGCCTTTTCGCCGACGACCGTTCACCGCGAAGATTAA
- a CDS encoding RNA methyltransferase, with amino-acid sequence MPRKISLDELARLSVEEFQAAPKFPYCLLLDDIRSLNNVGSVFRTADAFRAEHLYLCGITGTPPHRDITKTALGATESVAWSHERDVVALCHRLKAEGWQIVAVEQAEGSTLLQNFSPEPNKKTAFVLGNEVTGVRNEVVELADVVLEIPQFGTKHSLNIAVSAGIICWDYLTKLNKNLTFGF; translated from the coding sequence ATGCCCAGAAAAATAAGCCTCGACGAGCTGGCCCGACTCTCCGTCGAAGAATTCCAGGCCGCCCCGAAATTCCCGTACTGCCTCCTCCTGGATGATATCCGCAGCCTCAACAACGTCGGGTCCGTGTTCCGGACGGCGGACGCCTTTCGCGCCGAGCACCTGTACCTCTGCGGCATCACGGGCACGCCGCCCCACCGCGACATTACCAAAACGGCCCTGGGCGCCACCGAGTCCGTGGCGTGGAGTCACGAACGGGATGTGGTGGCGCTTTGCCACCGGTTAAAAGCGGAAGGCTGGCAGATCGTCGCCGTCGAGCAGGCCGAAGGAAGTACTTTATTACAGAATTTTAGTCCTGAGCCAAACAAAAAGACCGCGTTTGTGCTTGGTAACGAAGTGACCGGCGTGCGGAATGAGGTGGTGGAGCTGGCCGATGTGGTGCTGGAAATTCCGCAGTTTGGCACCAAACACTCGCTCAACATTGCGGTCAGCGCGGGGATTATCTGCTGGGATTACCTGACAAAGCTTAACAAAAACTTAACATTTGGCTTTTGA